Proteins co-encoded in one Novosphingobium sp. PP1Y genomic window:
- a CDS encoding thioesterase family protein, whose translation MQSFLIREHRIEWGQCDPAGIVFAPRFIDMFAESTILLFEAAGLPRKRDMLAQMGVVGFPLVDLSARFTSPASYGDVVRIEADAPIFGNSSFTIAHRILLGDRLCVEGTEKRVWTVASPGSPSGLRSAPVPQDVRARFAGSQ comes from the coding sequence ATGCAGTCATTCCTGATACGCGAGCATCGCATCGAATGGGGCCAGTGCGACCCTGCCGGGATCGTCTTCGCCCCGCGCTTCATCGACATGTTTGCCGAGAGCACGATCCTGCTTTTCGAGGCGGCCGGCCTGCCCCGCAAGCGCGACATGCTTGCCCAGATGGGGGTGGTCGGCTTCCCACTTGTCGACCTTTCGGCGCGGTTCACCTCCCCGGCCAGCTATGGCGATGTAGTGAGGATCGAGGCAGATGCGCCGATCTTCGGAAACAGCAGCTTCACGATCGCGCATCGTATCCTGCTGGGGGATCGACTCTGCGTGGAAGGCACCGAGAAACGCGTCTGGACGGTCGCGTCGCCTGGCTCACCCTCTGGCCTGCGCTCTGCCCCTGTACCGCAAGACGTGAGGGCCCGTTTCGCCGGATCGCAATGA
- a CDS encoding glutathione S-transferase family protein produces the protein MLELLTSETPNGWKTTIMLEELGVAYKVRPISLTDREQKEEWYLGLNPNGRIPTLIDHDVETEGGSFAVFESGAILIYLAEKFDRFLPKFITGRSEAIQWVMWQMSGLGPMMGQATVFNRYFDEKLPSVIDRYTRESRRLFEVMDRRLADREFLAGDYSIADIACFPWVRGRDWACIDMDGLSHLQRWFDTVAARPAVQRGLLIPEPPAASEMAAQTTRQGKNILA, from the coding sequence TTGCTCGAATTGCTCACATCGGAAACGCCGAACGGCTGGAAGACCACGATCATGCTCGAGGAGCTCGGCGTGGCCTACAAGGTGCGCCCGATTTCGCTCACCGATCGGGAGCAGAAGGAAGAATGGTATCTCGGGCTCAATCCCAATGGCCGTATTCCAACGCTGATCGATCACGATGTCGAAACTGAGGGCGGTTCCTTCGCCGTCTTCGAATCCGGTGCGATCCTCATCTACCTTGCCGAGAAGTTCGACCGCTTCCTGCCCAAATTTATCACAGGACGCAGCGAAGCGATCCAGTGGGTCATGTGGCAGATGTCGGGGCTGGGGCCGATGATGGGACAGGCGACCGTCTTCAATCGCTACTTCGACGAAAAGCTACCTTCCGTGATCGACCGCTATACGCGCGAGAGCCGGCGCCTGTTCGAGGTGATGGACCGCCGACTCGCCGATCGGGAATTTCTTGCCGGCGACTATTCGATCGCGGACATCGCCTGCTTCCCCTGGGTCCGTGGCCGCGACTGGGCCTGCATCGACATGGATGGCCTGTCGCATCTCCAGCGATGGTTCGACACGGTCGCTGCCCGCCCGGCCGTGCAACGCGGACTCCTCATTCCCGAACCACCCGCGGCATCGGAAATGGCGGCTCAGACGACCCGACAGGGCAAGAACATCCTGGCCTGA
- a CDS encoding glutathione S-transferase family protein, with protein sequence MLTLYSFGPGANSLKPLLALYEKGLEFTPRFVDPTRFEHHEEWFKKINPRGQVPALDHDGHIITESTVICEYLEDAFPEAPRLRPVDPVMIAEMRVWTKWVDEYFCWCVSTIGWERMIGPMARALSDEEFEAKVARIPVPEQRTKWRTARTGFPKEVLDEEMRKIGVSVNRLETRLAESPWLAGENFSLADVCNFAIANGMQNGFSDIVNREATPHLVAWIEKINDRPACKAMFANSKSEFADRGQKVTA encoded by the coding sequence ATGTTGACGCTCTACAGCTTTGGTCCGGGGGCCAATTCGCTCAAGCCACTGCTCGCACTTTATGAGAAGGGGTTGGAATTCACGCCGCGTTTCGTCGATCCCACGCGGTTCGAGCACCACGAGGAATGGTTCAAGAAGATCAATCCGCGAGGGCAGGTTCCGGCTCTCGACCATGACGGACACATCATCACCGAATCGACGGTGATCTGCGAATATCTCGAAGATGCCTTTCCCGAGGCGCCGCGCCTGCGGCCCGTCGACCCGGTCATGATCGCCGAAATGCGGGTCTGGACCAAGTGGGTGGACGAATACTTCTGCTGGTGCGTCTCCACGATCGGCTGGGAGCGGATGATCGGGCCAATGGCGCGGGCGCTTTCGGACGAGGAATTCGAGGCGAAGGTCGCGCGCATTCCTGTCCCGGAGCAACGTACGAAGTGGCGCACTGCGCGCACCGGCTTCCCGAAGGAGGTGCTGGACGAAGAGATGCGCAAGATCGGCGTATCGGTGAACCGGCTCGAAACGCGGCTGGCGGAAAGCCCCTGGCTCGCCGGCGAGAATTTCAGCTTGGCCGACGTGTGCAATTTCGCCATCGCCAACGGCATGCAGAACGGATTTTCCGATATCGTCAACCGCGAAGCCACGCCGCACCTCGTGGCCTGGATCGAGAAGATCAATGATCGTCCGGCCTGCAAGGCGATGTTCGCCAACTCGAAAAGCGAGTTCGCCGACCGCGGCCAGAAAGTCACCGCCTGA
- a CDS encoding beta-etherase, with product MAKDNRITLYDLQLASGCTISPFVWRTKYALAHKGFDVDIVPGGFTGIAERTGGRSERVPVIVDDGEWVLDSWKIAEYLDERYPDRPMLFEGPSMKQLTKFLDAWLWQTAIGPWFRCYIQDYHDLSLPQDQTYVRHSRETMFLGGKTLEEVQAGREDRLPLVPPTLEPFRKLLRDTPWLGGDAPNFADYTALAVFLWTASVATTPPLTEDDPLRGWLDRGFDLYAGLGRHPGMHSLFGLRLREGDPEPFARDGAGIEVAPVNRGTARSAEMAD from the coding sequence ATGGCCAAAGACAACCGCATTACCCTTTACGATCTGCAACTTGCTTCGGGTTGCACGATCAGCCCCTTCGTCTGGCGCACGAAATATGCGTTGGCGCACAAGGGGTTCGATGTCGATATCGTGCCCGGAGGATTTACCGGAATTGCCGAACGTACGGGCGGGCGCAGCGAGCGCGTTCCGGTCATCGTCGATGACGGTGAGTGGGTGCTCGACAGCTGGAAAATCGCCGAATACCTCGATGAGCGCTATCCGGACCGGCCGATGCTGTTCGAAGGTCCTTCGATGAAACAGCTCACCAAGTTTCTCGATGCCTGGCTGTGGCAGACTGCCATCGGCCCCTGGTTCCGTTGCTATATCCAGGATTATCACGACTTGTCCTTGCCTCAGGACCAGACCTACGTCCGCCACTCGCGCGAGACGATGTTTCTGGGCGGAAAGACGCTGGAGGAAGTGCAGGCGGGCAGGGAAGATCGCCTGCCGCTGGTGCCTCCGACGCTGGAACCCTTCCGCAAGTTGCTGCGCGATACGCCCTGGCTTGGCGGAGATGCGCCCAATTTCGCCGATTACACGGCGCTTGCCGTCTTTCTGTGGACGGCCTCGGTCGCGACGACACCGCCTTTGACCGAGGACGATCCCTTGCGCGGCTGGCTCGATCGCGGTTTCGATCTCTACGCCGGGCTTGGTCGGCACCCCGGGATGCACAGTCTCTTCGGCCTCCGCCTGCGGGAAGGAGACCCAGAGCCGTTCGCTCGTGATGGGGCGGGGATCGAAGTGGCTCCGGTCAACCGCGGGACTGCACGAAGTGCCGAGATGGCGGACTGA
- a CDS encoding glutathione S-transferase family protein, translating to MAWHEEPPPGALRMYHIPGCPFSERVEILLDLKGLSGIMDDHEVDISKPRPDWLLSKTRGTTSLPALELENGETLKESMVILRYFEERFPERPVAQRDPFEHAVEAMLCATDGQFTGAGYRMILNRDRAKRDDCKAEVDAQYARLDDFLRHYSPDGDYLFASFGWAEVVFAPMFKRLWFLEYYEGYEVPQHLARVLRWREACTEHPAVANRHSHRELMTLYYDYSQGGGNGRLPQGRHISSFTLDPAWEKRPMPPRDKWGTPATDRELGLVTATVGA from the coding sequence ATGGCATGGCACGAAGAGCCGCCGCCGGGCGCCTTGCGGATGTACCACATCCCGGGCTGCCCCTTTTCGGAACGCGTGGAGATCCTGCTCGATCTGAAGGGGCTGTCGGGGATCATGGACGACCATGAAGTCGACATTTCCAAGCCTCGGCCGGATTGGCTCCTGTCGAAAACGCGCGGAACCACCTCGCTTCCCGCGCTCGAGCTGGAGAATGGTGAGACCCTGAAGGAAAGCATGGTGATCCTGCGCTACTTCGAGGAGCGGTTTCCCGAACGTCCGGTAGCGCAACGCGATCCCTTCGAACATGCGGTCGAGGCCATGCTTTGCGCCACGGACGGGCAGTTTACCGGTGCCGGGTATCGCATGATCCTCAACCGGGACCGCGCAAAGCGCGACGACTGCAAGGCGGAAGTGGATGCGCAGTATGCACGGCTGGACGATTTCCTGAGGCACTATAGCCCTGACGGCGACTATCTGTTCGCTTCTTTCGGTTGGGCTGAAGTTGTCTTTGCACCGATGTTCAAGCGCCTCTGGTTCCTGGAATACTATGAAGGCTATGAAGTGCCTCAGCACCTGGCGCGCGTGCTGCGCTGGCGCGAAGCCTGTACCGAACACCCGGCCGTCGCGAACAGGCACAGTCATCGCGAGCTGATGACCCTGTATTACGATTACAGCCAGGGCGGTGGTAACGGTCGCCTTCCTCAAGGGCGGCATATTTCCAGCTTCACCCTCGATCCGGCTTGGGAGAAGCGTCCCATGCCTCCGCGCGACAAGTGGGGTACGCCGGCCACCGATCGCGAACTGGGCCTCGTCACCGCGACTGTCGGTGCCTGA
- a CDS encoding aldehyde dehydrogenase family protein, whose product MKSYLQNYIDGSWVDSEGGVRQPVVSPATEDACSEIVLGTAADVDRAVAAARRAFESFGQTTREERMALLERVIEAYKARIPDIAEAIAIEMGCPISTASTAQAGSGVAHLGQALASLKDFAFAESLGENTVVREPIGVVALITPWNWPMNQIVAKVGPCLAAGCTMILKPSEEAPTSAAIFAEVMEAAGVPAGVFNLVQGDGPGVGTALAKHPGIDMISFTGSTRAGIMVAKNAADTVKRVSQELGGKSPNIIIEGTPLDAALPGGVGGVLINSGQSCVAPTRMLVHKSQHDEAARMVGEMFAAKPVGDPLTEGPHIGPVVNKSQWDKIQGLIQKGIDEGATLVTGGLGRPDGLERGFYVKPTVFSNVTPDMTIAQEEIFGPVLAIMPYEDEDDAVRIANDTPYGLGAYIAGDPVKASKIVGKLRAGAVFVNAGGLVFDMPFGGYKQSGNGREFGKFGIEEFLEIKSVIGSYLPEKA is encoded by the coding sequence ATGAAGAGCTACTTGCAGAATTATATCGACGGCAGCTGGGTCGACAGCGAAGGCGGCGTCAGACAACCAGTCGTGAGCCCCGCAACCGAGGATGCCTGCTCGGAGATCGTGCTGGGCACTGCGGCTGACGTCGACCGGGCCGTCGCGGCAGCGCGGCGGGCTTTCGAAAGCTTTGGCCAAACCACCCGCGAAGAACGCATGGCCCTCCTTGAAAGGGTGATCGAGGCCTACAAGGCCCGCATTCCCGACATTGCAGAGGCCATTGCAATCGAGATGGGCTGTCCGATCTCGACGGCGTCCACCGCGCAGGCGGGATCGGGCGTAGCGCACCTTGGTCAGGCCTTGGCCTCACTAAAGGACTTCGCGTTCGCCGAAAGTCTCGGCGAGAACACCGTCGTTCGCGAACCCATCGGCGTCGTGGCTCTCATTACCCCCTGGAACTGGCCGATGAACCAGATCGTTGCCAAGGTCGGCCCATGCCTTGCCGCGGGTTGCACGATGATCCTCAAGCCCAGCGAGGAAGCGCCGACGTCTGCCGCGATCTTTGCCGAGGTCATGGAAGCGGCAGGGGTTCCTGCTGGCGTCTTCAACCTCGTGCAGGGGGACGGGCCCGGTGTCGGCACCGCGCTGGCGAAGCATCCGGGCATCGACATGATCAGCTTCACCGGCTCCACGCGCGCCGGCATCATGGTCGCCAAGAATGCTGCCGATACCGTCAAGCGCGTGTCGCAGGAATTGGGCGGCAAGTCGCCCAACATCATAATCGAGGGAACCCCGCTCGACGCCGCGCTGCCCGGAGGGGTGGGCGGTGTGCTGATCAATTCCGGTCAGAGCTGCGTTGCCCCTACGCGTATGCTGGTCCACAAGTCGCAGCATGACGAAGCGGCCAGGATGGTGGGCGAGATGTTTGCGGCCAAGCCGGTCGGGGATCCGCTGACGGAAGGGCCGCATATCGGCCCGGTGGTGAACAAGTCGCAGTGGGACAAGATCCAGGGTTTGATCCAGAAGGGCATCGACGAGGGCGCAACGCTGGTGACAGGCGGTCTGGGGCGTCCAGATGGGCTGGAGCGTGGCTTCTACGTCAAGCCGACCGTGTTCTCCAACGTGACCCCGGACATGACGATCGCCCAGGAGGAAATCTTCGGCCCGGTCCTGGCCATCATGCCTTACGAGGACGAGGACGACGCCGTGCGCATCGCCAACGATACGCCTTACGGTCTGGGCGCCTACATTGCCGGCGATCCTGTCAAGGCGAGCAAGATCGTCGGCAAGCTGCGGGCGGGAGCAGTCTTCGTCAATGCCGGCGGTCTCGTCTTCGACATGCCCTTCGGCGGCTACAAGCAGTCAGGCAACGGTCGGGAATTCGGTAAGTTCGGCATCGAGGAATTCCTCGAGATCAAGTCGGTCATCGGCTCATACCTGCCGGAGAAGGCCTGA
- a CDS encoding SDR family oxidoreductase: MTESRRVAFITGGISGIGLGIAKAFDEAGFALALTYRNEDYRDQASQWFAENSDIPPLFLKLDVTDRNRFSEVAKEIDARFGRLDVLVNNAGVSVFGPTDEATFADYDWIMNVNFGGVVNGLVSLLPLIKRTGPGSHIVNVASMAAYLSGPQAGIYTASKFAVRGLTESLRYNLASLGIGVSLLCPGLTRTNAWDSAFRRPDAFADTGFGAVDRADLTAFGKAFEMGMNPLEVGRKTLQGIERNQGLIFSHPEYAEDFREIYETSIAALPDEDAPAERLEIERLRREANRAAAAGRSISIDDLT, encoded by the coding sequence ATGACTGAGAGCAGGCGCGTAGCCTTCATTACCGGCGGCATTTCAGGTATTGGCCTGGGTATAGCCAAGGCTTTCGACGAAGCGGGTTTCGCCCTCGCCCTGACCTACCGCAATGAAGATTACCGCGATCAGGCAAGCCAATGGTTCGCAGAAAACAGCGATATACCACCCCTTTTTCTCAAACTCGACGTCACGGACCGAAACCGCTTCTCCGAAGTCGCCAAGGAAATCGACGCAAGGTTCGGCAGGTTGGACGTGTTGGTGAACAATGCCGGTGTTTCAGTGTTCGGGCCAACCGACGAAGCCACCTTTGCCGATTACGACTGGATCATGAACGTCAATTTCGGAGGTGTGGTAAACGGTCTTGTTTCGCTCCTTCCTCTGATCAAGCGAACTGGGCCGGGCAGCCACATCGTCAATGTCGCCTCCATGGCGGCTTACCTTTCCGGCCCGCAGGCCGGGATCTACACGGCCAGTAAATTCGCGGTCCGCGGTCTCACGGAATCGCTGCGCTACAACCTCGCGTCTCTGGGCATCGGCGTCTCGCTGCTATGCCCCGGACTCACGCGGACGAACGCCTGGGACAGCGCCTTCCGCCGCCCGGATGCGTTCGCAGACACGGGCTTCGGTGCGGTGGACAGGGCGGACCTGACCGCATTCGGCAAGGCGTTCGAGATGGGCATGAACCCATTGGAAGTAGGGCGGAAGACCTTGCAGGGGATCGAACGCAACCAGGGCCTCATCTTCTCTCATCCCGAATATGCCGAGGATTTCCGCGAAATTTATGAGACTTCGATCGCCGCCCTGCCCGATGAGGATGCACCGGCCGAGCGCCTGGAGATCGAGCGCCTGCGCCGCGAAGCCAATCGGGCGGCGGCGGCAGGCCGCTCCATTTCGATCGATGACCTGACCTGA